One Faecalispora anaeroviscerum genomic window carries:
- a CDS encoding polyphosphate polymerase domain-containing protein: MTQYQDVFKRYEKKYLMNQTQYAALEAELTPYMKHDQYGRHTICNLYLDTEDYRLIRMSLDKPVYKEKIRVRSYGVPQQGDSVFLELKKKYKDVVYKRRISLPLEETMDFLTFGRLPQEDSQIFEEIRWFVDFYRPVPKTFIGYDRVALFGRGDSELRITFDQNLRWRDTSLDLSRGDSGSPIIDPERVLMEIKVPGVMPLWLCRLMTELEIYPVSFSKYGTCYEEFLAPKTKYRTRYEGLTASKAFEKHSGGIICA, encoded by the coding sequence ATGACGCAGTATCAAGATGTGTTCAAGCGATATGAAAAGAAATATCTGATGAATCAGACACAGTATGCCGCGCTGGAAGCGGAACTGACGCCTTATATGAAGCACGACCAGTACGGCCGGCATACGATCTGCAATCTGTATCTGGATACCGAGGATTACCGGCTGATCCGCATGTCGCTGGATAAGCCGGTATATAAGGAGAAAATCCGGGTGCGCAGCTACGGCGTGCCGCAGCAGGGTGATTCGGTATTCCTGGAGCTGAAAAAGAAATACAAGGACGTTGTGTACAAACGGCGGATTTCGCTGCCGTTGGAGGAAACAATGGATTTTCTTACCTTTGGCCGGCTGCCGCAGGAGGACTCGCAGATTTTCGAGGAGATTCGCTGGTTCGTGGATTTCTACCGGCCTGTTCCGAAGACGTTTATCGGGTACGACCGGGTGGCGTTGTTCGGGCGGGGGGATTCGGAGCTGCGTATTACCTTTGACCAGAATCTGCGTTGGCGCGATACATCGCTGGATTTGAGCCGTGGCGACTCAGGATCACCCATTATTGACCCCGAGCGGGTGCTGATGGAAATCAAGGTACCCGGGGTAATGCCCCTGTGGCTTTGCCGCCTAATGACGGAGCTGGAGATTTATCCGGTTTCGTTTTCCAAATACGGAACCTGCTATGAAGAGTTCCTAGCTCCTAAAACAAAATACAGAACACGCTATGAGGGCCTTACGGCATCCAAAGCGTTCGAAAAACATTCGGGAGGAATCATTTGTGCTTGA
- a CDS encoding BTAD domain-containing putative transcriptional regulator produces the protein MAQTKPESETIWIHTLGKFSIQRGEHVLTQSNGKPKQVWLLIEYLIANRNAHPRIEHLIQALWADSRSCTDPMNALKNLVYRARDLLKKGLQDSDTEFIIYSQGSYLWNPELHCVVDEEELQRLSALAGLPGQKAMRQIALYQQAVSQYQGDFLPNSSYAPWVISHRKELTGLYLQSVRSLCLLLEETQEYGELIALCESAITLVPFEESLHKYLTGAYLRTGQNNKALAHYQYVTELFYRELGVNISANLRDLYRQITKTVHQTELDLSVIKDSLREEPDDDGAYYCDYEIFRNLYRIQARCLKRTGQSIIVALMTLMDDNGMIVNGSEAVAAVNLFREVVVHSLRKGDAVAAYSSSQFIIMLPLTNLENAEGIMQRITRKFESSYKKKDFKIIFTLRPIEPLEK, from the coding sequence GTGGCACAAACAAAACCCGAAAGCGAAACGATATGGATTCATACGCTCGGCAAATTCAGTATACAGCGTGGGGAACATGTTCTGACACAATCCAATGGGAAACCGAAGCAGGTGTGGCTTTTAATCGAGTACCTGATTGCCAACCGCAATGCACACCCCAGGATTGAGCATCTGATTCAGGCCCTGTGGGCGGATTCCCGCTCCTGCACAGACCCCATGAACGCCCTTAAAAACCTGGTGTACCGTGCCAGGGATTTGCTGAAAAAAGGTTTGCAGGACAGTGATACTGAATTTATTATCTATTCGCAGGGCTCCTATCTGTGGAACCCCGAACTGCACTGCGTGGTAGATGAAGAAGAGCTTCAGCGCCTTTCTGCTTTGGCCGGACTGCCCGGGCAGAAAGCGATGCGGCAGATTGCCCTGTACCAGCAGGCGGTTTCACAGTATCAAGGGGATTTTCTGCCAAACTCCAGCTATGCCCCGTGGGTGATCTCCCACAGGAAAGAGCTAACCGGCCTTTACCTGCAAAGTGTGCGCAGTCTTTGCCTTCTGCTGGAAGAAACGCAGGAATACGGGGAGCTGATTGCCCTGTGCGAGTCTGCGATCACCCTGGTTCCCTTTGAAGAATCCCTGCACAAATACCTGACTGGCGCTTATCTGCGCACCGGCCAGAACAACAAGGCTCTGGCGCATTATCAATATGTTACCGAACTGTTTTACCGTGAGCTTGGTGTAAACATTTCTGCTAATCTTCGAGATTTGTATCGCCAGATCACAAAAACGGTTCACCAGACCGAGCTGGATCTTTCCGTAATTAAGGATAGTCTGCGTGAAGAGCCGGACGATGACGGAGCCTATTACTGCGACTATGAAATTTTCAGAAACCTATACCGGATTCAGGCCCGATGCCTGAAGCGGACGGGGCAATCCATTATCGTGGCGCTGATGACGCTGATGGATGACAACGGAATGATTGTGAACGGTTCCGAGGCAGTGGCCGCCGTAAATCTGTTTCGAGAAGTGGTTGTACATAGCCTGCGCAAGGGTGACGCCGTAGCCGCATACAGCTCATCTCAGTTCATTATAATGCTGCCCCTGACCAACCTGGAAAACGCAGAGGGGATCATGCAGCGCATCACGCGTAAATTTGAATCCTCTTATAAAAAGAAAGACTTTAAAATCATTTTTACGTTGCGGCCGATAGAACCGCTTGAAAAATAA
- a CDS encoding sensor histidine kinase, producing the protein MIQKLRRKFVLINMSLVFSVLLIVFSVLLYTSYQRLENTSRNDMQMALTRTSEKTPPKFEIGGSKPQNLPSSTPIICAVLNSDGEILKTVGQNAEISQQVLEQAVQQALESNAQEGTISSLDLRFLRKDMPDGTKIAFADRSHERDSIRSLLLSALLVGLGGLIAFFLISLYLARWTLRPVERAWEQQRQFVADASHELKTPLTVILANTGILLSHRESTIEQQLKWVEYTRTEAIRMKQLVDDLLFLAKSDARRMPPLQTPVDLSNVAWSSLLPYESVAFEQGVTLNSSIAPNLFVLGDAGRLQQLIVILLDNACKYAGEHGVVTLTLEQAQAKARLTVNNTGALIPTDQLEQIFERFYRLDQSRARKTEGYGLGLSIAKTIVEAHGGKLSATSSAGAGTSFVAVLPLQL; encoded by the coding sequence ATGATCCAAAAGCTGCGCCGTAAATTTGTACTGATCAACATGTCTCTCGTGTTCTCCGTACTGCTCATCGTATTTTCAGTGCTGCTGTACACCAGTTATCAGCGGCTGGAAAACACCAGCCGGAACGACATGCAAATGGCTCTGACCCGCACCTCTGAAAAAACACCGCCAAAGTTCGAAATTGGCGGCAGCAAGCCGCAGAATCTGCCGTCTAGCACACCGATTATCTGCGCGGTGCTGAACAGCGACGGAGAAATTCTGAAAACGGTGGGACAGAATGCGGAAATCTCGCAGCAGGTTCTGGAGCAGGCGGTGCAACAGGCCCTGGAATCGAATGCGCAGGAGGGCACCATTTCTTCTCTCGACCTGCGCTTTCTGCGGAAGGACATGCCTGATGGAACGAAAATCGCCTTTGCGGACCGAAGCCATGAGCGCGATTCCATCCGCAGCCTTCTGCTCAGCGCGCTCCTGGTGGGGCTGGGCGGGCTAATCGCCTTTTTCCTGATCAGCCTATACCTGGCACGGTGGACGCTGCGCCCGGTGGAGCGCGCGTGGGAGCAACAGCGGCAGTTTGTGGCCGACGCTTCTCACGAGCTGAAAACCCCGCTGACGGTGATCCTTGCCAACACCGGAATTCTGCTTTCTCACCGCGAAAGCACCATTGAACAGCAGCTGAAATGGGTGGAATACACCCGCACAGAGGCGATCCGCATGAAGCAGCTGGTAGACGACCTTCTGTTCCTGGCCAAATCCGATGCACGGCGCATGCCGCCGCTCCAAACGCCGGTAGATTTGAGCAATGTTGCATGGAGCAGCCTTTTGCCGTATGAATCCGTCGCGTTTGAACAGGGGGTCACCCTGAATAGCAGTATTGCGCCGAACCTGTTTGTGCTGGGGGATGCGGGCCGCCTGCAGCAGTTGATCGTAATTCTGCTGGACAACGCCTGCAAATATGCCGGGGAGCACGGGGTCGTTACCCTAACGCTCGAGCAAGCGCAAGCTAAGGCCCGGCTGACAGTGAATAACACCGGGGCTTTGATCCCCACCGACCAGCTGGAGCAGATTTTTGAGCGCTTTTACCGTCTGGACCAATCCCGCGCCCGAAAAACCGAAGGCTACGGTCTAGGCCTTTCCATCGCTAAAACCATTGTGGAAGCACACG
- a CDS encoding response regulator transcription factor — translation MNILIVEDEVRLSEALAQIMTEQKYSVDVVHDGEDGLAYAESGLYDVVVLDVMLPKRSGFEVVRTLRGKKIATPVLLLTARDEISDKVTGLDCGADDYMTKPFSPEELLARVRALARRQGDVVLEEMTFSDITLNLSAYTLQCGAKSVHLGFKEFEVMRLLMGNPSMIVPKDDLITRVWGTESGAEDNNVEAYISFLRKKLFFLGSRVNIGTVRKVGYRLEEDAS, via the coding sequence ATGAATATTTTAATTGTGGAGGACGAGGTTCGCCTTTCGGAAGCGTTGGCCCAGATCATGACGGAGCAAAAGTATTCCGTAGATGTGGTTCACGACGGCGAGGACGGCCTGGCCTATGCGGAAAGCGGATTGTACGATGTGGTCGTTCTGGACGTGATGCTGCCAAAGCGCAGCGGGTTTGAAGTAGTGCGCACTCTGCGCGGCAAAAAGATTGCCACACCCGTGCTGCTGCTCACCGCGCGGGACGAAATATCTGATAAAGTGACTGGACTGGACTGCGGCGCGGACGATTACATGACAAAGCCGTTTTCGCCCGAGGAACTTTTGGCGCGGGTTCGTGCTCTGGCGCGCCGCCAAGGCGATGTGGTGCTGGAGGAAATGACTTTTTCCGATATTACACTGAATCTGTCTGCCTATACGCTGCAGTGCGGCGCGAAATCGGTGCATCTTGGCTTTAAAGAATTTGAGGTAATGCGCCTGCTGATGGGGAATCCCTCAATGATCGTGCCAAAGGATGACCTGATCACCAGAGTATGGGGAACCGAATCCGGCGCGGAAGATAACAATGTAGAGGCCTACATTTCTTTTCTACGGAAAAAGCTGTTCTTTCTTGGCTCAAGGGTTAACATCGGTACCGTGCGCAAGGTTGGCTACCGTTTGGAGGAGGATGCTTCATGA
- a CDS encoding carbohydrate-binding domain-containing protein, which produces MKSKKKAILAGILSAVLLLYSAAGCASTQSASSSGSSEVSTEKPLTVEYTEEDLDAAWSASGSTSITLRGNTATVTGSGAAVKDSTVTISAAGTYVLSGTLTDGQIVVSAGKEDLVRLVLNGVTLSNSTSAPIYSSQAGKTVIVLAEKSKNTVTDATEYKYDSADSDEPDAAIFSKDDLTINGTGSLTVTGNYKNGIGSKDTLKIVSGTIDVTAANDGIKGRDAVAIKDGTITVDAKGDAIRSNNDEDTTKGWIAIEGGTFHITSGQDGFQAETILQVTGGTFDIVAGGGSANAAAHQDQPAGAQGGGQGGFGGGRPGDRSATSSGTASATTSGTQAERPSGTPPTNSATATQNTTASASSGTTESTEEESASTKALKGGSEVYLSGGTFQIDSADDAVHSNGTVIVAGGTLNISTGDDGMHADNALVLQDGTIEIEKSYEGLEGASVTISGGTVHVTASDDGINAAGGSDNDTDSGDSFQANANNEIRITGGYVMINASGDGVDSNGNIVQEGGTVLVNGPVNSGNGALDFNGTYKVSGGILVAAGSSGMAQAPDDDSQQNSLTVVFSEMRAAGIAVNIADASGNSILTFTPTKQFQTIVVSAPGLKQGSSYTVSTGGTNSGTNEDGYAAYGTYSGGTQLTKVTLSSASTVISSTGEETTLGGMGGQGGGRPGPNNGQNTNGGTGNGGTPPEMGSGAPADGGRGGPNANTQQSGSNSTT; this is translated from the coding sequence ATGAAATCAAAGAAAAAGGCAATTCTGGCGGGCATTTTGTCCGCCGTGCTGCTTCTTTATTCGGCAGCCGGGTGTGCCTCGACGCAAAGCGCGAGCAGCAGCGGCAGCAGCGAAGTTTCCACAGAAAAACCGCTGACGGTGGAATACACCGAAGAAGATCTGGATGCCGCCTGGAGTGCGTCCGGCTCCACGTCCATTACACTCAGAGGGAACACTGCCACGGTGACCGGCAGCGGTGCCGCAGTGAAGGACAGCACGGTTACGATTTCCGCCGCAGGAACCTATGTGCTGAGCGGTACGCTGACCGACGGACAGATTGTGGTCAGCGCGGGGAAAGAGGACCTGGTTCGCCTGGTGCTCAACGGTGTAACGCTCTCGAATTCCACAAGTGCGCCGATCTACTCCAGTCAGGCCGGCAAGACCGTGATTGTTCTTGCTGAGAAAAGCAAAAACACGGTTACCGATGCAACGGAGTACAAATACGACAGCGCAGACAGCGATGAACCGGACGCGGCGATTTTCAGCAAGGACGACCTGACGATCAACGGAACCGGGTCTTTGACGGTGACGGGCAACTATAAAAACGGCATCGGCAGTAAAGACACCCTGAAGATCGTCAGCGGTACAATTGATGTGACCGCCGCGAACGACGGAATTAAGGGTCGTGACGCCGTGGCGATTAAAGACGGTACCATTACCGTTGATGCAAAGGGTGACGCAATACGCTCCAATAACGATGAAGACACCACGAAGGGCTGGATCGCCATTGAAGGCGGTACCTTCCACATCACCAGCGGTCAGGATGGGTTCCAGGCAGAGACCATTCTGCAGGTTACCGGCGGAACGTTTGATATTGTTGCCGGCGGCGGCAGCGCGAACGCGGCTGCCCATCAGGATCAGCCCGCTGGCGCGCAGGGCGGCGGACAGGGTGGTTTTGGCGGCGGACGTCCCGGCGACAGAAGCGCCACCTCTTCCGGCACTGCTTCCGCGACAACCTCCGGTACACAGGCGGAACGCCCGAGCGGAACTCCGCCGACCAACTCAGCGACAGCGACGCAGAACACCACTGCTTCTGCCAGCTCCGGCACAACAGAAAGCACGGAGGAGGAAAGCGCCAGCACTAAGGCCCTGAAGGGTGGCAGTGAGGTGTACCTGAGCGGCGGCACCTTCCAGATCGATTCGGCAGATGATGCGGTGCATTCCAACGGTACGGTAATCGTGGCCGGAGGCACGCTGAATATTTCAACTGGCGACGACGGCATGCACGCCGACAATGCGCTGGTGCTTCAGGACGGTACCATCGAGATTGAAAAGAGCTACGAAGGCCTTGAGGGCGCCAGCGTTACCATTAGCGGAGGAACCGTTCATGTGACTGCAAGTGACGACGGCATCAATGCTGCGGGCGGCAGCGACAATGACACCGATTCCGGTGACAGCTTTCAGGCAAATGCCAACAATGAAATCCGTATTACCGGCGGATATGTCATGATTAACGCATCCGGTGACGGAGTAGACTCGAACGGTAACATTGTACAGGAGGGCGGTACCGTTCTGGTGAATGGGCCCGTGAATTCGGGCAACGGCGCTCTGGACTTTAACGGTACCTACAAGGTTTCCGGCGGAATCCTTGTGGCGGCGGGCAGCTCCGGTATGGCGCAGGCTCCTGATGATGATTCACAGCAAAACTCCCTGACGGTGGTCTTCAGCGAAATGCGGGCCGCCGGCATCGCGGTAAATATTGCGGATGCTTCCGGCAACTCCATTCTCACTTTTACTCCCACAAAGCAGTTTCAGACGATCGTCGTCAGCGCGCCGGGCCTGAAACAGGGCAGCAGCTATACGGTTTCCACCGGCGGTACGAACAGCGGAACGAATGAAGACGGCTATGCCGCCTATGGCACGTATTCCGGCGGCACGCAGCTCACAAAAGTAACGCTTTCCAGCGCGAGCACCGTGATTTCCAGTACCGGGGAAGAAACCACCCTTGGCGGAATGGGCGGCCAGGGCGGCGGACGCCCTGGCCCGAACAACGGGCAGAACACCAACGGTGGCACCGGCAATGGCGGCACGCCACCCGAGATGGGAAGCGGCGCTCCGGCAGACGGAGGGCGCGGCGGCCCAAATGCAAACACACAGCAGAGCGGATCAAACTCTACCACTTAA
- a CDS encoding DUF4956 domain-containing protein, which produces MLDSILSAATTTATATATSVGINELILCTLASMALGIGVALCYMFRNTYNKSFVVTLALMPVIVQTVIMLVNGNLGTGIAVMGAFNLVRFRSVPGSAREIGSIFLAMAIGLATGMGYLFFALLFLVLVGVMTMILYTTKFAEPRKIRKELKITLPEDRDYDGIFDDLFEKYTKGAELMHVKTTNMGSLYELRYHVTLDSPVIEKEFIDALRCRNGNLSISCGQISNFREEL; this is translated from the coding sequence GTGCTTGACAGTATCTTATCAGCAGCTACCACAACTGCAACCGCCACCGCCACTTCGGTGGGAATCAATGAGCTTATTCTCTGCACGCTGGCCTCTATGGCCCTTGGAATCGGTGTGGCACTGTGTTACATGTTCCGCAATACCTACAATAAAAGCTTCGTCGTAACTCTCGCGCTGATGCCGGTGATTGTTCAGACTGTCATTATGCTCGTCAACGGAAACCTTGGCACCGGAATCGCCGTAATGGGCGCGTTCAATCTGGTTCGCTTCCGTTCCGTGCCGGGCAGCGCCAGAGAAATCGGCAGCATCTTCCTCGCTATGGCCATTGGCCTTGCCACCGGTATGGGCTATTTATTCTTTGCACTGCTCTTCCTCGTGCTGGTTGGTGTGATGACGATGATCCTGTACACCACAAAATTTGCAGAGCCGCGGAAAATCCGCAAGGAGCTGAAAATCACCTTGCCGGAGGACCGCGACTATGACGGAATCTTCGACGACCTGTTTGAAAAATATACCAAGGGTGCGGAACTGATGCACGTGAAAACCACGAACATGGGCAGTCTGTATGAGCTGCGGTACCATGTAACACTGGATTCCCCGGTCATAGAAAAAGAATTTATCGATGCTCTTCGGTGCCGAAATGGGAATCTGAGCATTTCCTGCGGGCAGATTTCCAATTTTCGCGAAGAGCTGTAA